Proteins encoded in a region of the Devosia sp. RR2S18 genome:
- a CDS encoding ABC transporter substrate-binding protein: MKKFTVVAAMATALLGSTAIHAAELEVTHWWTSAGEAAAVAEFARVYEEQTGNTWVDSALSGSGTGANPVIISRIIGGDPMGATQMNTGRDAEELIQAGLMRDLTPIVEELGAQDFYVDPSLLEPCTYDGKIYCLPVNIHSWDWLWLSTAAYEEIGQPVPTTWDEYVASWPALEEAGILPFGLASGWPIAGIPGAMQAAIGGSDLVLAINRDKDAEAVRGEDFRRYAEAWDAVRQVVSSEMMLPNFADVGNQLLEGEAAGNIHGDWLQGDLQIAGGVPGEDYECLPALGMGDQISGGGDSFYFPVLPEGTDQEVLDAQADLARTLISQEAQLAFNLKKGSMPIRTDIDLSQANACMQKALELLDNGLLPSGDFALSSDTQQQLQDLNIEFLNDDSITVDTYIDRYASIIESAD, translated from the coding sequence ATGAAGAAGTTTACGGTGGTTGCCGCTATGGCGACCGCTCTGCTCGGTTCCACGGCCATCCATGCCGCTGAACTCGAAGTCACCCACTGGTGGACCTCGGCTGGTGAAGCCGCTGCCGTCGCCGAATTCGCTCGCGTTTACGAAGAGCAGACTGGCAACACCTGGGTGGACAGCGCCCTGTCCGGTTCGGGCACTGGTGCCAACCCGGTGATCATCAGTCGCATTATCGGTGGTGATCCGATGGGCGCTACCCAGATGAACACCGGCCGTGACGCCGAAGAGCTCATCCAGGCCGGCCTGATGCGCGACCTGACGCCGATCGTCGAGGAACTGGGTGCCCAGGACTTCTACGTCGATCCGTCCCTGCTCGAGCCGTGCACCTATGATGGCAAGATCTACTGCTTGCCCGTCAACATCCACTCCTGGGACTGGCTGTGGCTCTCCACTGCTGCCTATGAGGAAATCGGTCAGCCGGTTCCGACCACCTGGGACGAGTACGTTGCCAGCTGGCCAGCGCTGGAAGAAGCCGGCATCCTGCCCTTCGGCCTCGCTTCGGGTTGGCCAATCGCCGGCATTCCGGGCGCCATGCAGGCAGCCATCGGTGGTAGCGACCTCGTGCTCGCCATCAACCGCGACAAGGATGCAGAAGCAGTCCGCGGCGAAGACTTCCGCCGCTACGCCGAAGCTTGGGATGCAGTCCGTCAGGTCGTCTCGTCCGAGATGATGCTGCCAAACTTTGCCGACGTCGGTAACCAGCTCCTCGAGGGCGAAGCTGCCGGTAACATCCACGGTGACTGGCTCCAGGGAGACCTGCAGATCGCCGGCGGCGTGCCCGGCGAAGACTATGAGTGTCTGCCAGCCCTCGGCATGGGTGACCAGATCTCGGGTGGCGGCGACTCCTTCTACTTCCCGGTTCTGCCTGAAGGCACCGACCAGGAAGTGCTCGACGCGCAGGCCGATCTCGCCCGCACGCTGATCAGCCAGGAAGCCCAGCTCGCTTTCAACCTAAAGAAGGGCTCGATGCCGATCCGCACCGACATCGATCTGTCGCAGGCCAACGCTTGCATGCAGAAGGCGCTCGAGCTGCTCGACAACGGCCTGCTGCCTTCGGGTGACTTTGCTCTCTCGAGCGACACCCAGCAGCAGCTGCAGGATCTCAACATCGAGTTCCTGAACGACGACAGCATCACCGTCGATACCTATATCGACCGGTATGCCTCGATCATCGAGTCGGCTGACTAA
- a CDS encoding carbohydrate ABC transporter permease: MADLAVQQARKGRAAGGVSRFLHNTFVRNLSAKIAAAPMIATVLVVFIGCTIWTVWYSFTNSRLLPTGDFVGFQQYERLFATARWNVSVWNLVIYGAFSLVFTMVFGFLLAVLMDQKIRFENVFRTIMLYPFALSFIVTGLVWQWIMNPTLGLQGTMRNLGWTGFSFDWLNNPRMVLFALLIAGLWQGVGFVMVLMLAGLRGIDGEIWKAARVDGIPTWRTYLSIVLPMMRGVFVTAVVLVGSGIVRLYDLVVALTDGGPGIASEVPAKYVYNYMFGAGNIAQGLAASTMMLLTVVIIIIPWAYLEFGGRGRRS, from the coding sequence ATGGCGGATCTGGCGGTCCAGCAGGCGCGTAAAGGTCGCGCCGCGGGCGGTGTATCGCGCTTCCTGCACAACACCTTTGTTCGCAATCTCTCTGCGAAGATCGCAGCTGCGCCGATGATCGCGACGGTTCTGGTCGTCTTTATCGGCTGTACGATCTGGACGGTCTGGTATTCGTTCACCAATTCTCGGTTGCTCCCCACCGGGGATTTCGTCGGTTTCCAGCAATATGAGCGTCTCTTCGCCACTGCGCGCTGGAACGTGTCGGTCTGGAACCTGGTGATCTACGGCGCCTTCTCGCTGGTGTTCACCATGGTGTTCGGCTTCCTGCTGGCCGTGCTCATGGACCAAAAGATCCGGTTCGAGAACGTCTTCCGCACCATCATGCTCTACCCCTTTGCCCTCTCGTTCATCGTGACGGGTCTGGTGTGGCAGTGGATCATGAACCCGACGCTGGGTTTGCAGGGAACAATGCGGAACCTGGGTTGGACGGGCTTCAGCTTCGACTGGCTGAACAATCCTCGCATGGTGCTCTTTGCGCTGCTGATCGCCGGTCTCTGGCAAGGCGTCGGCTTTGTCATGGTGCTGATGCTCGCCGGCTTGCGGGGCATCGACGGGGAAATCTGGAAGGCCGCACGCGTTGACGGCATTCCCACCTGGCGCACTTACCTTTCTATCGTCCTGCCGATGATGCGCGGCGTCTTCGTGACCGCCGTGGTGCTCGTCGGCTCGGGCATTGTGCGGCTCTACGACCTTGTCGTGGCGCTCACCGATGGTGGCCCGGGCATCGCCTCGGAAGTGCCCGCCAAGTACGTTTACAACTACATGTTCGGCGCCGGAAATATCGCCCAGGGCCTGGCTGCATCCACCATGATGCTGCTGACCGTGGTGATCATCATCATTCCATGGGCCTATCTTGAATTCGGCGGAAGGGGCCGCCGCTCATGA
- a CDS encoding carbohydrate ABC transporter permease has protein sequence MSDTVTMPAGAPPARHTSTSSDPRGPRPKPFFTPKKIVIYSILLFASLYFLFPLYVMITTSFKTMPEIRWGNIFAPPIEPTGEAWHKAWFSACTGLTCNGLNPGFWNSVQITIPSTIVSIFIAAVNGYALVNWKFKGSELFFAVLVFGSFIPYQVMLYPLVMLTREMGIFGSLWAVILVHSIFGMPILTLLFRNYFAALPVELFKASRVDGAGFWRIFFEIMLPMSLPIFVVAMILQVTGIWNDFLFGVVFAGTQNYPMTVQLNNIVNSAQGSPEYNVNMAATILTGLVPLFIYFVSGRLFVRGIAAGAVKG, from the coding sequence ATGAGCGACACCGTAACCATGCCCGCCGGGGCTCCCCCGGCACGTCATACCAGCACTAGCAGCGACCCGCGTGGTCCCCGGCCAAAGCCGTTCTTCACGCCCAAGAAGATCGTTATCTATTCGATCCTGCTCTTCGCCTCGCTCTACTTCCTGTTCCCGCTCTATGTGATGATCACGACATCGTTCAAAACGATGCCGGAAATCCGCTGGGGCAACATCTTTGCGCCGCCCATCGAGCCGACGGGCGAAGCCTGGCACAAGGCTTGGTTCAGCGCCTGTACGGGCCTCACTTGTAACGGCCTCAATCCCGGTTTCTGGAATTCGGTCCAGATTACCATCCCCAGCACCATCGTTTCCATCTTCATCGCAGCGGTGAATGGTTACGCGCTGGTCAACTGGAAGTTCAAAGGGTCCGAGCTTTTCTTCGCCGTTCTCGTTTTCGGCTCGTTCATCCCCTACCAGGTGATGCTCTATCCGTTGGTGATGCTGACGCGCGAAATGGGGATCTTCGGCAGCCTCTGGGCCGTCATCCTCGTCCACTCGATCTTTGGCATGCCGATCCTGACGCTGTTGTTCCGCAACTACTTTGCGGCGTTACCCGTGGAATTGTTCAAGGCGTCTCGCGTCGATGGCGCCGGCTTCTGGCGGATCTTCTTTGAGATCATGCTGCCCATGTCGCTGCCGATCTTTGTGGTGGCCATGATCCTGCAGGTCACCGGCATCTGGAACGACTTCCTGTTCGGCGTGGTCTTTGCGGGTACGCAGAACTATCCGATGACGGTGCAGCTCAACAACATCGTCAACTCGGCCCAGGGCTCGCCGGAATACAACGTCAACATGGCGGCGACCATCCTTACCGGTCTCGTGCCGCTCTTCATCTACTTTGTTTCAGGTCGCCTGTTCGTCCGCGGCATCGCGGCTGGTGCGGTCAAGGGTTAA
- a CDS encoding ABC transporter ATP-binding protein, with the protein MQHSVSIRDLSLNFGNVKVLQHLDLDIAQGEFIVLLGPSGCGKSTLLNCIAGLLDVSDGQIFIGGKNVTWEEPKDRGIGMVFQSYALYPQMTVERNLSFGLRVAGMKKDEVNRRVQRAAEILQIEPLLNRKPVELSGGQRQRVAIGRALVRDVDVFLFDEPLSNLDAKLRSDLRVEIKRLHQRLKNTMIYVTHDQIEALTLADRIAIMKNGIIQQLSDPHTIYHKPVNLYVAGFIGSPSMNFIEGKLTDNGFVANDGTAVPYAGYEFTGGRPANGNAVLGVRPEHIVLGEDARALPFSTEAEIEIVEPMGSDTLAWTTLAGKSITFRAAGDVDIRAGQKVLIGFDPARGSLFDTESTNRI; encoded by the coding sequence ATGCAGCATAGCGTTTCCATTCGCGATCTCTCGCTCAACTTCGGCAACGTCAAGGTGCTCCAGCACCTTGACCTCGACATCGCCCAGGGCGAGTTCATCGTTCTGCTGGGGCCCTCGGGCTGCGGCAAGTCGACCCTGCTCAACTGTATCGCCGGGCTTCTGGACGTGTCCGACGGGCAGATCTTCATCGGTGGCAAGAACGTCACCTGGGAAGAGCCCAAGGACCGTGGCATCGGCATGGTGTTCCAGTCCTATGCGCTCTATCCGCAGATGACCGTGGAGCGGAACCTCTCCTTTGGCCTGCGTGTCGCCGGCATGAAGAAGGACGAGGTCAATCGCCGCGTCCAGCGCGCCGCTGAGATCCTCCAGATCGAACCGCTGCTCAACCGCAAGCCGGTGGAACTCTCGGGCGGTCAGCGCCAGCGCGTTGCTATCGGCCGCGCCCTGGTGCGGGACGTGGACGTGTTTCTCTTCGACGAGCCGCTGTCCAACCTCGACGCCAAGCTGCGCTCCGATCTGCGCGTCGAGATCAAGCGCCTCCACCAGCGCCTGAAGAACACCATGATCTACGTGACGCACGACCAGATCGAGGCGCTCACGCTGGCCGACCGGATCGCCATCATGAAGAATGGCATCATCCAGCAGTTGTCGGACCCGCACACCATCTACCACAAGCCCGTCAATCTCTATGTGGCCGGCTTCATCGGCTCCCCCTCGATGAACTTCATCGAAGGCAAGCTGACCGACAATGGCTTTGTGGCCAATGATGGCACGGCCGTCCCTTATGCCGGCTATGAGTTCACCGGTGGGCGCCCCGCCAATGGCAATGCCGTTCTGGGTGTGCGTCCCGAGCATATCGTTTTGGGCGAAGACGCGCGGGCCCTGCCGTTCTCCACAGAAGCCGAGATTGAGATCGTCGAGCCCATGGGGTCCGACACGCTGGCCTGGACCACGCTGGCCGGCAAGTCGATCACGTTCCGTGCGGCCGGCGATGTGGACATCCGCGCTGGACAGAAGGTGTTGATCGGCTTCGATCCAGCACGCGGTTCGCTGTTCGACACGGAATCGACCAACCGCATTTAA
- a CDS encoding sugar phosphate isomerase/epimerase family protein: MDFSYQLYSARNEASLDDTLKTLSGLGYKQVEGWGGQFNDPAALAQSLKNAGLTMPTAHMGYAQLQDTDAALRIADTVGIQTVYCPAPPSEEYRTGSGDWQGFAEGLAKIAGAFKTAGKGFGYHNHHWEFAKGADGKTPMEIILDASPDLQWEMDLAWVVKASEDPIAWMDKLGSRITAVHVKDIAPAGQNADEDGWADVGHGSLDWKTLLGDVKSKTKATYFVLEHDKPSDAIRFARRSMDTLKGFGV, from the coding sequence ATGGACTTTTCGTACCAGCTTTACAGTGCGCGCAACGAGGCGTCGCTCGATGACACCCTCAAGACGCTGAGCGGCCTTGGCTACAAGCAGGTCGAGGGTTGGGGCGGTCAGTTCAACGACCCCGCTGCTCTGGCGCAAAGCCTCAAAAATGCCGGTCTCACCATGCCAACAGCCCATATGGGCTACGCCCAGCTTCAGGATACTGACGCCGCGCTGCGCATTGCCGATACCGTCGGCATCCAGACCGTCTATTGCCCGGCTCCTCCTTCGGAAGAATATCGCACTGGCAGCGGTGACTGGCAGGGCTTTGCAGAAGGCCTCGCCAAGATCGCAGGCGCATTCAAGACCGCCGGCAAGGGCTTTGGCTACCACAACCACCATTGGGAATTCGCCAAGGGTGCTGACGGCAAGACCCCCATGGAGATCATTCTTGATGCCTCTCCCGATCTGCAGTGGGAAATGGACCTGGCTTGGGTCGTGAAGGCCTCCGAGGATCCGATCGCCTGGATGGATAAGCTGGGGAGCCGCATTACCGCCGTGCACGTCAAGGATATCGCGCCAGCTGGCCAGAATGCCGACGAAGATGGTTGGGCCGATGTGGGCCACGGCTCGCTGGATTGGAAGACGCTGCTGGGCGACGTTAAGTCCAAGACCAAGGCCACCTATTTCGTTCTGGAGCACGACAAGCCGAGCGACGCCATACGCTTCGCACGTCGCTCCATGGATACGCTCAAAGGTTTTGGAGTCTAA
- a CDS encoding Gfo/Idh/MocA family protein has product MAKTYGVGIMGAGNISGAYLRLAPLFKGLEVRAVADIVPEAARKRAEEFGVAAQTPDELLKNSELDVIVNLTIPATHFSVSMDIMSAGKHAYSEKPFVLTLEEGKALKQAADERNLKVGSAPDTFLGGAHQQAREIIDSGKLGKIMSGTTHVMSRGMEHWHPNPDFFFQVGAGPILDIGPYYVTDLIHLIGPVKRVSAFTNMARTEREVTAPGPYQGTKIKVGTPTTIHGVMEFHSGAIVTIGASWDVASHGHHNIELYGTEGTMYVPDPNFFGGDLVTTDIEGTKTSVTPWDHPFGKINQDQDKPTPRANYRTAGLADMMAAIEGGYTARCGLDVALHAVDVMTSLLKAGETGEVLTLSTTCERPLALGPDDARALLK; this is encoded by the coding sequence ATGGCTAAGACTTATGGCGTCGGCATCATGGGTGCCGGCAATATTTCGGGCGCCTATTTGCGGCTCGCGCCGCTGTTCAAGGGCCTTGAAGTCCGCGCTGTCGCTGACATCGTTCCCGAAGCCGCCCGCAAGCGCGCGGAGGAATTTGGCGTTGCGGCACAGACCCCGGACGAGCTGCTCAAGAACAGCGAGTTGGACGTGATCGTCAATCTCACGATCCCGGCGACCCATTTCAGCGTCTCGATGGACATCATGTCGGCGGGCAAGCATGCCTATTCCGAGAAGCCTTTCGTGCTGACGCTCGAAGAGGGCAAGGCTCTCAAGCAGGCTGCTGATGAACGCAATCTGAAGGTCGGCAGCGCGCCCGACACCTTCCTCGGTGGCGCCCACCAGCAGGCGCGCGAGATCATCGATAGCGGCAAGCTGGGCAAGATCATGAGCGGCACCACGCATGTGATGAGCCGCGGCATGGAGCATTGGCATCCCAACCCGGATTTCTTCTTCCAGGTGGGTGCCGGTCCGATCCTCGACATTGGGCCCTATTATGTCACCGACCTGATCCACCTCATCGGGCCGGTCAAGCGCGTCTCCGCTTTCACCAATATGGCTCGCACCGAGCGCGAAGTAACCGCTCCAGGTCCTTACCAGGGCACCAAGATCAAGGTCGGCACGCCGACCACGATCCACGGCGTTATGGAGTTCCATTCAGGTGCTATCGTCACAATTGGCGCTAGCTGGGATGTGGCCAGCCATGGCCACCATAATATCGAGCTCTACGGTACCGAAGGTACAATGTATGTGCCCGATCCCAACTTCTTTGGCGGTGATCTCGTAACCACCGACATCGAGGGTACCAAGACGTCGGTGACGCCGTGGGATCACCCATTCGGCAAGATCAACCAGGACCAGGACAAGCCAACCCCGCGGGCAAATTACCGCACGGCTGGTCTGGCGGACATGATGGCGGCGATCGAAGGCGGCTATACCGCCCGTTGCGGTCTCGATGTGGCACTGCATGCCGTCGACGTGATGACGAGCTTGCTTAAGGCGGGAGAAACCGGCGAAGTGCTGACGCTGAGCACCACCTGTGAGCGGCCATTGGCCCTGGGGCCGGATGACGCCCGCGCGCTCCTCAAATAG
- a CDS encoding sugar phosphate isomerase/epimerase family protein codes for MRTIKGPAIFLAQFAGDTAPFDTLDNICRWAAGLGYKGVQIPTWVSSFIDLEKAANSKTYADEVKGTVESHGMEITELSTHLQGQLVAVHPAYDAAFDGFAPASVHGNPKARQEWAVQTMMNAAKASQNLGLKAHATFSGALAWPYLYPWPQRPAGLVEEAFDELARRWTPILNAFDAAGVDVCYEIHPGEDLHDGISYEMFLERVNNHPRANLLYDPSHFVLQQLDYLDYIDIYKDRIRAFHVKDAEFNPTGRQGVYGGFQSWVDRAGRFRSIGDGQVDFPAIFSKLTANDFDGWAVLEWECALKHPEDGAREGAELIQSYIIRVTEKAFDDFAGAGTDQEANRKMLGLS; via the coding sequence ATGCGCACCATCAAGGGACCTGCAATCTTTCTGGCCCAATTTGCCGGCGATACCGCACCCTTCGACACTCTCGACAACATCTGCCGTTGGGCGGCAGGTCTGGGCTATAAGGGCGTGCAGATCCCCACCTGGGTTTCGAGCTTCATTGACCTCGAGAAGGCCGCAAACTCAAAGACCTACGCCGATGAGGTGAAGGGAACTGTTGAGAGCCACGGCATGGAGATCACCGAACTTTCGACCCATCTGCAGGGGCAGCTGGTCGCGGTCCACCCCGCTTACGATGCTGCCTTCGACGGCTTTGCGCCCGCTTCGGTGCACGGCAATCCTAAGGCCCGTCAAGAATGGGCGGTTCAGACCATGATGAATGCCGCTAAGGCTTCTCAAAATCTCGGTCTAAAGGCACATGCGACCTTCTCGGGTGCTTTGGCCTGGCCTTACCTATATCCATGGCCGCAGCGCCCGGCCGGTCTGGTCGAGGAAGCGTTCGATGAGCTCGCCCGGCGCTGGACGCCCATCCTCAATGCCTTCGACGCGGCGGGGGTGGATGTCTGCTACGAGATCCATCCTGGTGAAGACCTGCACGATGGCATCTCCTACGAGATGTTCCTGGAGCGCGTGAACAATCACCCGCGCGCCAATCTGCTCTATGATCCGAGCCACTTCGTGCTGCAGCAGCTCGACTATCTCGACTATATCGACATCTACAAGGACCGCATCCGTGCCTTCCACGTGAAGGACGCCGAGTTCAACCCGACGGGTCGTCAGGGTGTCTATGGTGGCTTCCAGAGTTGGGTTGACCGGGCAGGGCGGTTCCGCTCCATCGGTGACGGCCAGGTCGACTTCCCCGCCATTTTCTCCAAGCTCACCGCCAACGACTTTGACGGCTGGGCCGTGCTGGAATGGGAATGCGCGCTCAAACACCCAGAAGATGGTGCCCGCGAAGGTGCCGAGCTCATCCAGAGCTACATCATCCGGGTCACCGAAAAGGCCTTCGACGATTTCGCTGGCGCCGGCACGGATCAGGAAGCCAACCGCAAGATGCTCGGCCTGAGCTGA
- a CDS encoding Gfo/Idh/MocA family protein: MAENGARRIRLGMVGGGTGAFIGYVHRIAARIDGDYDLVAGALSSRPEVAKESGKNLGLAEDRTYTSYEEMARAEAERPDGIEAVAIVTPNHMHFGPAKAFLEAGIHVICDKPITSTLEDARKLATIQPKNGAKFLLTHNYTGYPLVRQARQMVESGLLGKIRVVQVEYPQDWLTEPTDDDNKQAAWRTDPARSGAGGAIGDIGTHAYNLARFVTGLKTDAVSADLTSFVPGRQLDDNVHIMLRFGGGAKGMLWASQVAVGCENGLQLRVYGEKAGLEWRQDNPNYMWFTEFGKPKQLLTRGGSISVPPAASMNVRIPSGHPEGYLEAFATLYSQFAAVIRGEGGDFEGLLPSMADGIEGMEFIMASVQSSKNDGKWTNLSEV, encoded by the coding sequence ATGGCTGAAAACGGCGCAAGGCGCATTCGCCTGGGCATGGTGGGCGGCGGCACGGGAGCCTTTATCGGCTATGTGCACCGCATCGCGGCTCGCATCGACGGGGACTATGATCTGGTGGCGGGAGCGCTGTCGTCCCGGCCGGAAGTCGCCAAGGAATCGGGGAAGAACCTTGGTCTCGCTGAAGACCGCACCTATACCTCCTACGAGGAGATGGCTCGGGCGGAAGCCGAACGTCCCGATGGCATCGAGGCAGTGGCGATCGTCACCCCCAACCACATGCATTTCGGCCCCGCCAAGGCATTCCTGGAAGCGGGCATTCACGTTATCTGCGACAAGCCGATCACGTCGACGCTTGAGGATGCGCGCAAGCTTGCAACCATCCAGCCAAAGAACGGGGCCAAGTTCCTGCTGACGCACAATTACACCGGTTACCCGCTGGTCCGGCAGGCTCGGCAAATGGTCGAGTCCGGTCTGCTCGGCAAGATCCGCGTCGTTCAGGTGGAGTATCCGCAGGACTGGCTGACCGAACCAACCGACGACGACAACAAGCAGGCGGCCTGGCGCACCGATCCCGCCCGTTCCGGCGCCGGCGGGGCCATCGGTGATATCGGCACCCATGCCTACAATCTCGCCCGCTTTGTGACCGGCCTCAAGACCGACGCCGTGTCGGCGGATCTGACGAGCTTCGTGCCGGGCCGGCAACTCGACGACAATGTCCACATTATGCTGCGCTTTGGTGGCGGCGCCAAAGGCATGCTCTGGGCGAGCCAGGTGGCCGTAGGCTGCGAGAACGGCTTGCAGTTGCGGGTTTACGGCGAGAAAGCCGGGCTCGAATGGCGGCAGGACAATCCCAACTACATGTGGTTCACCGAATTCGGCAAGCCCAAGCAGTTGTTGACGCGTGGCGGCTCCATCTCGGTGCCGCCGGCGGCTTCGATGAACGTGCGTATTCCCTCAGGCCATCCAGAGGGTTACCTTGAGGCCTTCGCAACGCTCTATAGCCAGTTCGCGGCCGTGATCCGCGGCGAAGGCGGCGACTTCGAAGGGTTGCTGCCCAGCATGGCCGATGGAATCGAAGGTATGGAGTTCATCATGGCGTCCGTGCAGTCTAGCAAAAACGACGGCAAGTGGACCAACCTGAGCGAAGTCTGA
- a CDS encoding ETC complex I subunit, whose amino-acid sequence MTARIYRPSANVMQSGKGKSKQWVLLHEPMDRREIDPLMGYTSSNDTRRQIRLSFDSLEAAEAYCHKNGLAYWVQPAHASTPKRVSYPDNFRHDRKAPWTH is encoded by the coding sequence ATGACTGCGCGTATTTACCGCCCCTCCGCGAACGTGATGCAATCGGGAAAAGGCAAGTCAAAGCAGTGGGTTCTGCTGCATGAGCCGATGGATCGGCGCGAGATCGATCCACTGATGGGCTATACCAGTTCCAACGATACCCGCCGCCAGATCCGGCTGAGCTTCGATTCGCTCGAGGCAGCCGAGGCTTATTGCCATAAGAATGGGCTGGCCTATTGGGTGCAGCCGGCACATGCGTCGACGCCCAAGCGCGTCAGCTATCCCGACAATTTCCGGCACGACCGCAAGGCGCCCTGGACGCACTAG
- the metC gene encoding cystathionine beta-lyase — translation MSDHQNSKDPGSIETVLTHHGRVPEDQFGFVNTPVYRGSTVLFRSLADIEAQQQRFLYGRAGNPTTESVESVITELEGAYRTRLVPSGLAAITIALLSCLKSGDDLLITDSAYEPGRKFADGFLERMGITARYYDPRIGSGLAELMQPNTRAVLAESPGSITFEVQDIPALAAAAHAGGARLIVDNSWASPLYHVPLSLGADIVVHAGTKMFVGHSDAFAGTISTTETAWADVERVRALLGFFTSGDEAFLVARGLRTLAIRMKEHQQRALEIARWLEGQPEVLRVLHPALPSHPDHALWQRDFTGSGSLFGLLLRPAPRAAIAAFVDHLQLFSMGYSWGGYESLCIPVDPRRARSAVPWNEEGNLFRLHIGLEGIDDLKADLAAALERYAAAR, via the coding sequence ATGAGTGACCACCAAAACAGCAAAGACCCTGGCTCCATTGAGACAGTGCTGACCCACCATGGACGCGTTCCGGAAGATCAGTTCGGCTTTGTGAACACCCCCGTTTATCGGGGCTCCACTGTGCTGTTCAGATCTTTGGCCGATATCGAGGCCCAGCAGCAGCGCTTCCTTTATGGCCGCGCCGGCAACCCTACGACGGAGAGTGTCGAATCGGTGATAACCGAACTCGAGGGCGCTTACCGCACCCGCCTCGTGCCGTCAGGCCTGGCGGCAATCACCATTGCCCTGCTCAGTTGCCTCAAATCGGGCGACGACCTCCTGATTACCGACAGCGCCTACGAGCCCGGCCGCAAGTTCGCCGATGGGTTTCTGGAGCGCATGGGCATCACTGCCCGCTACTACGACCCGCGAATCGGCTCTGGCCTTGCGGAACTCATGCAGCCCAACACGCGCGCCGTCCTCGCGGAGAGCCCCGGCTCCATTACCTTCGAGGTGCAGGACATCCCGGCTCTCGCGGCGGCAGCCCATGCCGGCGGCGCCCGGCTGATCGTCGACAATAGTTGGGCGAGCCCGCTCTATCATGTCCCACTGAGCCTGGGCGCTGATATCGTGGTGCATGCTGGCACCAAGATGTTCGTTGGCCACTCCGACGCCTTTGCCGGCACCATATCGACCACGGAAACTGCCTGGGCCGATGTGGAGCGCGTACGCGCGCTGCTGGGGTTCTTCACCTCGGGAGACGAAGCGTTCCTCGTCGCCCGCGGCCTGCGCACCCTCGCCATTCGTATGAAGGAACATCAGCAGCGGGCGCTCGAAATCGCCCGCTGGCTTGAGGGGCAGCCGGAAGTTCTGCGCGTGCTCCACCCCGCTCTCCCTAGCCACCCCGACCATGCTCTCTGGCAGCGAGACTTCACCGGCTCGGGGAGCCTCTTTGGCCTACTGTTGCGCCCTGCCCCGCGCGCGGCGATTGCCGCCTTTGTGGACCACCTCCAGCTGTTCAGTATGGGCTATTCCTGGGGTGGCTACGAGAGCCTTTGCATTCCCGTCGACCCGCGGCGGGCGAGAAGCGCCGTGCCGTGGAACGAGGAGGGCAACCTCTTCCGCCTCCATATCGGGCTTGAGGGTATCGACGACCTCAAGGCCGACCTCGCGGCCGCCCTCGAGCGCTATGCGGCGGCGCGTTAG